In Ctenopharyngodon idella isolate HZGC_01 chromosome 2, HZGC01, whole genome shotgun sequence, the following are encoded in one genomic region:
- the per2 gene encoding period circadian protein homolog 2 isoform X1, which produces MSEDSDSKPYLFSSLEGQSEAAGCSSMATLHRMGSFAEGAELGLASEGSDSSQDPPASPHNNRKMTRSLHEDVDMKSSGSSGSGTESHGNESHGNDSHGNESHGNESSGSSNSRSKDSALLESSGSNKSSNSHSPSPPSSTNAFSLLSASSEQDNPSTSGCSSEESAKAKTQKELLKTLKELKLHLPPEKRNKGSKSTTLNTLKYALRCVRQVEANEEYYQLLMINDSQPSGLDVSSYTIEEIDSITSEYTLKNTDIFAVAVSLITGKIVYISDQAASILNCKRDVFKNAKFVEFLTPQDVSVFYSFTTPYRLPSWSMCTGAESSPSDCMQEKSFFCRISGGKECEGDLQYYPFRMTPYLMKVQDTEHSEDQFCCLLLAERVHSGYEAPRIPTDKRIFTTTHTPSCVFQDVDERAVPLLGYLPQDLIGTPILLHLHPSDRSSMLGIHRKILQYVGQPFDHSIRFCARNGEYITIDTSWSSFVNPWSRKVSFVIGRHKVRMGPVNEDVFAAPATAEGKCIDSDIQEITEQIHRLLVQPVHNNGSSGYGSLGSNDHLMSVASSSESNGNITRQRQEEEDGSRAKPRSFQEICKGVHMQKNQEQQLKKSPSKFVQKSPVVRPKDSACLATWRESPEEQRAAGQEELAFKDQTVYSYQQISCLDSVIRYLESCNVPITVKRKCQSSSNTTSSDEDKQRGVESSMQVSEATGHLKDQPGLSSLDVSKKPPGSGVVTPSLTPLPLPSKPESVVSITSQCSYSSTIVHVGDKKVVSSTRHISPKQEFSTKLHLQKIIEDVPSAEGTEGQGLAVPPAALSPHNPEREAYKKLGLTKQVLAAHTQKEEQAFLSRFRELRGVHAFKADCSLYLERQKGQVASEAVPAPRSCKQGGGGAPETTGTRRGRNKKTKSKRIKPNESSDSTPSGRRPTPRPQLQGLNQTSWSPSDTSQSTFPIAYPAVMPAYPLQMYPGAGGMQPRVDAQIPGFGETQCSQDPRIPMQPIQTPYSAPLVTPMVALVLPNYMFPQMGSPPRQPFYPKEGSFPAQPSFQPQPSFTTQATFPPQSTFTIQTQFTSQNPFTPQPPFQPQPFQFASPEEPPKPPEPELREELLRTPTPQSIGGSSPPSPPLFQSRCSSPLQLNLLQLEETQRSAERQESTAPSVVPQGNCSSSVEKAGRAIGQTKTDKVKLQDEGSPVDGQHSDEFSSSSDMLDILPEDSRSGTGSATSGSMGSGSNGCGTSASGGSASRTGSSNTSNNSSNYFGSVDSSQKSRKAKGQGSVALELDKSENLIKYVLQDPPWLLMANVDEDVMMSYQLPSRDIQKVLREDREKLRQMQKSQPRFTEDQKRELAEVHPWMRRGGLPKAIDVKACVSCEEVSETLTEEDPPDLHMGESETNDVTAPPANSCEDSHSKAHGCPGPVT; this is translated from the exons ATGTCCGAGGACTCAGATTCCAAACCGTACCTGTTCTCCTCCCTTGAGGGACAGAGCGAGGCAGCCGGCTGCAGTTCAATGGCGACGTTGCATCGGATGGGCAGTTTCGCGGAGGGGGCCGAACTTGGCCTGGCATCCGAAGGAAGTGACAGTAGCCAAGACCCTCCCGCCTCGCCCCATAACAACCGGAAGATGACACGTTCCCTCCATGAGGATGTGGATATGAAGAGTAGCGGGTCCAGTGGGAGTGGAACAGAGTCCCATGGTAACGAGTCCCACGGTAATGATTCCCATGGAAACGAGTCCCATGGCAATGAGTCTTCTGGGAGTTCCAATAGCCGAAGCAAAGACTCTGCACTATTAGAGTCATCGGGGAGTAACAAAAG CTCCAACTCTCACAGTCCCTCACCACCCAGCAGCACAAACGCCTTCAGCCTTCTGAGTGCCAGCTCAGAGCAAGACAACCCGTCTACCAGCGGCTGCAG TAGCGAAGAGTCTGCCAAGGCAAAGACGCAAAAAGAGTTGCTCAAAACTCTGAAGGAGCTGAAGCTTCATTTGCCGCCAGAGAAGCGGAACAAGGGCAGCAAGTCAACAACGCTCAACACTCTGAAATATGCCCTCCGCTGCGTCAGACAGGTGGAGG CAAATGAAGAATACTATCAGCTGCTTATGATTAATGACAGTCAGCCATCAGGGCTTGACGTCTCATCATATACCATAGAGGAGATAGACAGCATCACCTCTGAATACACCCTCAAAAACACT GATATCTTTGCAGTGGCAGTGTCCCTCATCACTGGTAAGATCGTCTACATTTCAGACCAGGCCGCCTCCATCTTGAACTGCAAACGGGATGTGTTCAAGAATGCTAAGTTTGTGGAGTTTCTTACACCGCAGGACGTTAGCGTGTTTTATAGCTTCACCACACCGTACAGACTGCCGTCCTGGAGCATGTGCactggtgcag AGTCGTCACCGTCAGACTGCATGCAGGAGAAATCCTTCTTCTGTCGTATTag TGGTGGTAAAGAGTGTGAAGGAGATCTTCAGTACTATCCCTTCAGAATGACTCCTTATCTGATGAAGGTGCAGGATACAGAGCACTCTGAAGATCAGTTTTGCTGCCTCCTGCTGGCCGAGAGAGTGCACTCCGGCTATGAAG CTCCCAGGATCCCCACGGACAAACGAATCTTcaccacaacacacacacccagCTGTGTGTTTCAGGATGTGGATGAGAG gGCTGTTCCATTACTAGGATATCTACCACAGGATTTGATTGGCACACCTATCCTTCTGCACCTGCATCCCAGTGATCGATCAAGCATGCTCGGCATCCACAGGAAGA TCCTGCAGTATGTTGGCCAGCCGTTTGATCACTCGATCCGCTTCTGTGCTCGTAATGGAGAGTACATCACCATAGACACCAGTTGGTCCAGCTTTGTCAATCCTTGGAGCCGCAAAGTGTCTTTCGTCATCGGCAGACACAAAGTTCGCAT GGGTCCAGTGAATGAAGATGTGTTTGCAGCTCCAGCCACAGCTGAGGGCAAATGCATCGACTCAGACATCCAGGAAATCACTGAGCAAATTCACCGACTCCTGGTGCAG CCGGTGCACAACAACGGCTCTAGTGGCTATGGGAGTCTGGGCAGTAACGATCACCTGATGAGTGTGGCGTCGTCTAGTGAAAGTAACGGTAACATAACACGTCAGCGACAAGAGGAAGAGGATGGCAGTAGAGCCAAGCCG AGGAGCTTTCAGGAGATTTGCAAAGGAGTTCACATGCAGAAAAACCAAGAGCAGCAGTTGAAGAAGAGCCCTTCAA AGTTTGTACAGAAAAGTCCAGTGGTTCGACCCAAAGACTCAGCGTGTCTCGCCACCTGGAGAGAGTCTCCTGAGGAGCAGCGTGCCGCTGGGCAAGAGGAGCTGGCCTTCAAAGATCAGACCGTCTACTCCTATCAGCAGATTAGTTGCCTGGACAGCGTAATCAG ATACTTGGAGAGCTGTAATGTGCCCATAACAGTGAAGAGAAAGTGCCAATCCTCCTCAAACACAACATCCTCAGACGAGGACAAGCAGAGAGGTGTGGAGAGCTCCATGCAAGTGTCTGAAG CAACAGGCCATCTAAAAGACCAACCAGGACTTTCGTCATTAGACGTCTCTAAGAAGCCTCCAGGCTCTGGTGTAGTGACTCCATCTCTGACCCCACTGCCGCTGCCCAGTAAACCTGAAAGCGTTGTGTCCATTACCAGCCAGTGCAGCTACAGCAGCACGATTGTACATGTGGGAGACAAGAAAG tcGTATCCTCAACAAGACACATCTCTCCAAAGCAAGAATTCTCTACCAAACTTCACTTGCAAA AGATCATTGAAGACGTCCCCAGCGCTGAAGGAACTGAAGGTCAGGGTCTCGCTGTCCCTCCGGCCGCACTCTCACCGCACAATCCAGAGCGAGAGGCTTACAAGAAACTGGGCCTGACCAAGCAGGTTCTGGCAGCACATACCCAGAAGGAAGAGCAGGCGTTCCTCAGCCGCTTCAGAGAGCTGCGAggtgtgcatgcttttaaagcCGACTGCTCCCTCTATCTGGAGAGACAGAAAGGACAAGTTGCATCTGAGG CTGTTCCTGCTCCTCGCTCATGTAAGCAAGGTGGTGGCGGTGCACCGGAGACCACTGGAACCCGCCGGGGTCGCAACAAGAAGACCAAGTCCAAGCGGATCAAGCCGAACGAGTCCTCTGACAGCACTCCTTCAGGCCGTAGGCCGACACCCAGACCTCAGTTACAGGGCCTCAACCAGACCTCCTGGTCTCCCTCGGACACATCCCAATCCACCTTCCCCATCGCCTATCCAGCTGTGATGCCTGCGTACCCACTGCAGATGTACCCGGGAGCCGGCGGCATGCAGCCCAGGGTGGATGCTCAGATCCCAGGCTTCGGGGAGACTCAGTGCAGCCAAGATCCACGCATCCCGATGCAGCCCATCCAGACGCCATACTCCGCTCCTCTGGTCACCCCCATGGTGGCGCTTGTACTGCCCAATTACATGTTCCCACAGATGGGCAGCCCTCCGCGGCAGCCATTCTACCCCAAGGAGGGAAGTTTCCCTGCGCAGCCTTCCTTTCAACCTCAGCCTAGTTTCACCACACAGGCAACATTCCCTCCGCAGTCAACCTTTACCATACAGACCCAGTTCACCTCCCAGAACCCCTTTACCCCACAGCCTCCATTTCAGCCACAGCCATTCCAGTTTGCTAGCCCTGAGGAACCCCCAAAACCACCCGAGCCTGAGCTGAGGGAGGAGCTTTTGCGAACCCCCACCCCACAGTCCATAGGAGGAAGCAGCCCACCCTCACCGCCTTTGTTCCAGTCACGCTGCAGCTCGCCTTTGCAGCTCAACCTGCTGCAGTTAGAGGAGACCCAACGCTCTGCTGAGAGGCAGGAGAGCACGGCGCCATCTGTTGTACCGCAGGGCAACTGCAGCAGTAGTGTGGAGAAAGCAGGGCGTGCAATCGGGCAAACCAAAACTGACAAAGTTAAGCTACAG GATGAAGGGTCACCTGTCGATGGTCAACATAGCGATGAGTTCTCATCATCTAGTGATATGCTGGACATTCTCCCAGAGGACTCGCGCTCCGGCACCGGCTCTGCCACCTCAGGCTCCATGGGCTCTGGTTCGAACGGCTGTGGAACGTCTGCCAGTGGCGGATCTGCCAGTAGAACTG GAAGCAGCAACACAAGCAACAACAGCAGTAACTACTTCGGCAGTGTGGATTCCTCCCAGAAGTCCCGTAAGGCCAAGGGGCAAGGCTCTGTTGCGCTGGAGCTGGATAAGAGTGAGAACCTGATCAAGTATGTACTGCAGGACCCACCGTGGCTGCTCATGGCTAACGTAGACGAAGATGTTATGATGTCATACCAGTTACCATCTCG TGACATCCAGAAGGTTCTGAGGGAGGACAGGGAGAAGTTGCGGCAGATGCAGAAAAGTCAGCCGCGCTTTACAGAAGATCAGAAGAGAGAGCTGGCGGAAGTGCATCCCTGGATGAGAAGAGGCGGACTGCCCAAAGCCATCGACGTCAAG
- the per2 gene encoding period circadian protein homolog 2 isoform X4 has translation MINDSQPSGLDVSSYTIEEIDSITSEYTLKNTDIFAVAVSLITGKIVYISDQAASILNCKRDVFKNAKFVEFLTPQDVSVFYSFTTPYRLPSWSMCTGAESSPSDCMQEKSFFCRISGGKECEGDLQYYPFRMTPYLMKVQDTEHSEDQFCCLLLAERVHSGYEAPRIPTDKRIFTTTHTPSCVFQDVDERAVPLLGYLPQDLIGTPILLHLHPSDRSSMLGIHRKILQYVGQPFDHSIRFCARNGEYITIDTSWSSFVNPWSRKVSFVIGRHKVRMGPVNEDVFAAPATAEGKCIDSDIQEITEQIHRLLVQPVHNNGSSGYGSLGSNDHLMSVASSSESNGNITRQRQEEEDGSRAKPRSFQEICKGVHMQKNQEQQLKKSPSKFVQKSPVVRPKDSACLATWRESPEEQRAAGQEELAFKDQTVYSYQQISCLDSVIRYLESCNVPITVKRKCQSSSNTTSSDEDKQRGVESSMQVSEATGHLKDQPGLSSLDVSKKPPGSGVVTPSLTPLPLPSKPESVVSITSQCSYSSTIVHVGDKKVVSSTRHISPKQEFSTKLHLQKIIEDVPSAEGTEGQGLAVPPAALSPHNPEREAYKKLGLTKQVLAAHTQKEEQAFLSRFRELRGVHAFKADCSLYLERQKGQVASEAVPAPRSCKQGGGGAPETTGTRRGRNKKTKSKRIKPNESSDSTPSGRRPTPRPQLQGLNQTSWSPSDTSQSTFPIAYPAVMPAYPLQMYPGAGGMQPRVDAQIPGFGETQCSQDPRIPMQPIQTPYSAPLVTPMVALVLPNYMFPQMGSPPRQPFYPKEGSFPAQPSFQPQPSFTTQATFPPQSTFTIQTQFTSQNPFTPQPPFQPQPFQFASPEEPPKPPEPELREELLRTPTPQSIGGSSPPSPPLFQSRCSSPLQLNLLQLEETQRSAERQESTAPSVVPQGNCSSSVEKAGRAIGQTKTDKVKLQDEGSPVDGQHSDEFSSSSDMLDILPEDSRSGTGSATSGSMGSGSNGCGTSASGGSASRTGSSNTSNNSSNYFGSVDSSQKSRKAKGQGSVALELDKSENLIKYVLQDPPWLLMANVDEDVMMSYQLPSRDIQKVLREDREKLRQMQKSQPRFTEDQKRELAEVHPWMRRGGLPKAIDVKACVSCEEVSETLTEEDPPDLHMGESETNDVTAPPANSCEDSHSKAHGCPGPVT, from the exons ATGATTAATGACAGTCAGCCATCAGGGCTTGACGTCTCATCATATACCATAGAGGAGATAGACAGCATCACCTCTGAATACACCCTCAAAAACACT GATATCTTTGCAGTGGCAGTGTCCCTCATCACTGGTAAGATCGTCTACATTTCAGACCAGGCCGCCTCCATCTTGAACTGCAAACGGGATGTGTTCAAGAATGCTAAGTTTGTGGAGTTTCTTACACCGCAGGACGTTAGCGTGTTTTATAGCTTCACCACACCGTACAGACTGCCGTCCTGGAGCATGTGCactggtgcag AGTCGTCACCGTCAGACTGCATGCAGGAGAAATCCTTCTTCTGTCGTATTag TGGTGGTAAAGAGTGTGAAGGAGATCTTCAGTACTATCCCTTCAGAATGACTCCTTATCTGATGAAGGTGCAGGATACAGAGCACTCTGAAGATCAGTTTTGCTGCCTCCTGCTGGCCGAGAGAGTGCACTCCGGCTATGAAG CTCCCAGGATCCCCACGGACAAACGAATCTTcaccacaacacacacacccagCTGTGTGTTTCAGGATGTGGATGAGAG gGCTGTTCCATTACTAGGATATCTACCACAGGATTTGATTGGCACACCTATCCTTCTGCACCTGCATCCCAGTGATCGATCAAGCATGCTCGGCATCCACAGGAAGA TCCTGCAGTATGTTGGCCAGCCGTTTGATCACTCGATCCGCTTCTGTGCTCGTAATGGAGAGTACATCACCATAGACACCAGTTGGTCCAGCTTTGTCAATCCTTGGAGCCGCAAAGTGTCTTTCGTCATCGGCAGACACAAAGTTCGCAT GGGTCCAGTGAATGAAGATGTGTTTGCAGCTCCAGCCACAGCTGAGGGCAAATGCATCGACTCAGACATCCAGGAAATCACTGAGCAAATTCACCGACTCCTGGTGCAG CCGGTGCACAACAACGGCTCTAGTGGCTATGGGAGTCTGGGCAGTAACGATCACCTGATGAGTGTGGCGTCGTCTAGTGAAAGTAACGGTAACATAACACGTCAGCGACAAGAGGAAGAGGATGGCAGTAGAGCCAAGCCG AGGAGCTTTCAGGAGATTTGCAAAGGAGTTCACATGCAGAAAAACCAAGAGCAGCAGTTGAAGAAGAGCCCTTCAA AGTTTGTACAGAAAAGTCCAGTGGTTCGACCCAAAGACTCAGCGTGTCTCGCCACCTGGAGAGAGTCTCCTGAGGAGCAGCGTGCCGCTGGGCAAGAGGAGCTGGCCTTCAAAGATCAGACCGTCTACTCCTATCAGCAGATTAGTTGCCTGGACAGCGTAATCAG ATACTTGGAGAGCTGTAATGTGCCCATAACAGTGAAGAGAAAGTGCCAATCCTCCTCAAACACAACATCCTCAGACGAGGACAAGCAGAGAGGTGTGGAGAGCTCCATGCAAGTGTCTGAAG CAACAGGCCATCTAAAAGACCAACCAGGACTTTCGTCATTAGACGTCTCTAAGAAGCCTCCAGGCTCTGGTGTAGTGACTCCATCTCTGACCCCACTGCCGCTGCCCAGTAAACCTGAAAGCGTTGTGTCCATTACCAGCCAGTGCAGCTACAGCAGCACGATTGTACATGTGGGAGACAAGAAAG tcGTATCCTCAACAAGACACATCTCTCCAAAGCAAGAATTCTCTACCAAACTTCACTTGCAAA AGATCATTGAAGACGTCCCCAGCGCTGAAGGAACTGAAGGTCAGGGTCTCGCTGTCCCTCCGGCCGCACTCTCACCGCACAATCCAGAGCGAGAGGCTTACAAGAAACTGGGCCTGACCAAGCAGGTTCTGGCAGCACATACCCAGAAGGAAGAGCAGGCGTTCCTCAGCCGCTTCAGAGAGCTGCGAggtgtgcatgcttttaaagcCGACTGCTCCCTCTATCTGGAGAGACAGAAAGGACAAGTTGCATCTGAGG CTGTTCCTGCTCCTCGCTCATGTAAGCAAGGTGGTGGCGGTGCACCGGAGACCACTGGAACCCGCCGGGGTCGCAACAAGAAGACCAAGTCCAAGCGGATCAAGCCGAACGAGTCCTCTGACAGCACTCCTTCAGGCCGTAGGCCGACACCCAGACCTCAGTTACAGGGCCTCAACCAGACCTCCTGGTCTCCCTCGGACACATCCCAATCCACCTTCCCCATCGCCTATCCAGCTGTGATGCCTGCGTACCCACTGCAGATGTACCCGGGAGCCGGCGGCATGCAGCCCAGGGTGGATGCTCAGATCCCAGGCTTCGGGGAGACTCAGTGCAGCCAAGATCCACGCATCCCGATGCAGCCCATCCAGACGCCATACTCCGCTCCTCTGGTCACCCCCATGGTGGCGCTTGTACTGCCCAATTACATGTTCCCACAGATGGGCAGCCCTCCGCGGCAGCCATTCTACCCCAAGGAGGGAAGTTTCCCTGCGCAGCCTTCCTTTCAACCTCAGCCTAGTTTCACCACACAGGCAACATTCCCTCCGCAGTCAACCTTTACCATACAGACCCAGTTCACCTCCCAGAACCCCTTTACCCCACAGCCTCCATTTCAGCCACAGCCATTCCAGTTTGCTAGCCCTGAGGAACCCCCAAAACCACCCGAGCCTGAGCTGAGGGAGGAGCTTTTGCGAACCCCCACCCCACAGTCCATAGGAGGAAGCAGCCCACCCTCACCGCCTTTGTTCCAGTCACGCTGCAGCTCGCCTTTGCAGCTCAACCTGCTGCAGTTAGAGGAGACCCAACGCTCTGCTGAGAGGCAGGAGAGCACGGCGCCATCTGTTGTACCGCAGGGCAACTGCAGCAGTAGTGTGGAGAAAGCAGGGCGTGCAATCGGGCAAACCAAAACTGACAAAGTTAAGCTACAG GATGAAGGGTCACCTGTCGATGGTCAACATAGCGATGAGTTCTCATCATCTAGTGATATGCTGGACATTCTCCCAGAGGACTCGCGCTCCGGCACCGGCTCTGCCACCTCAGGCTCCATGGGCTCTGGTTCGAACGGCTGTGGAACGTCTGCCAGTGGCGGATCTGCCAGTAGAACTG GAAGCAGCAACACAAGCAACAACAGCAGTAACTACTTCGGCAGTGTGGATTCCTCCCAGAAGTCCCGTAAGGCCAAGGGGCAAGGCTCTGTTGCGCTGGAGCTGGATAAGAGTGAGAACCTGATCAAGTATGTACTGCAGGACCCACCGTGGCTGCTCATGGCTAACGTAGACGAAGATGTTATGATGTCATACCAGTTACCATCTCG TGACATCCAGAAGGTTCTGAGGGAGGACAGGGAGAAGTTGCGGCAGATGCAGAAAAGTCAGCCGCGCTTTACAGAAGATCAGAAGAGAGAGCTGGCGGAAGTGCATCCCTGGATGAGAAGAGGCGGACTGCCCAAAGCCATCGACGTCAAG